Proteins from a single region of Trichoderma asperellum chromosome 3, complete sequence:
- a CDS encoding uncharacterized protein (EggNog:ENOG41): MTAWQTDDEYMNAQGAVSLPPREYVPYRTPSTRSRKSRRSARSITPPAKKKISPSRNGNASKRSSRDITTDEQISILDPRRFTPTLHANLVSEILSLRRDQEEKTRVIESLESTLQTSREEQEALQNSINASTKETRSLQRQLSLLEGGTSSALGDLSRERDEAVDSAADIKKRLEAAQKKIRNQEEDSQRVHDQWAEEKENWEDEKRKYERRIHVAESRLKIVLDEVEAYQANHVQGAAQHGNGHESEGEDSGRENDAASVRTMSLTSSIRYSLANGPGFSLNGFSLADELKFDDTDEQTDIDGRESVFSSPRVASPRQHRRTFSRESVISKLHRKNKSIDSVKRAGSVARGRIFMNQSVLEALEGEDEETEGEDSRPALAAAPVIKPSYADAGVQSTPASKYLYNNAGVQCSPVSEHKYSDASVQCCPAPAPTPAPKPLRIDTGIQYSPVSEPSYSDAGIQSSPASENSYTDTGIQYSPISEYSCTDAGAQYSAPPSPMLEVVEPIEPEPVILEAVDKKPEPKTPPRSSEVEANQRKKRVSLPLSIEPPALLQRMVSSASQTVEVPLTPPKTPNSQHAVPEPSPTEVKMPKAGPKMVTSSTQTEAPAPAVPPMPLPPLETRIPSISIQPPTSRPASPHSPKLPQYFKDIGCQVNIPIKVDTVDSCSQTEAIQIDKRRLANLPAHLQPSSITSRPTSPHPSGVAVLDKSPLLGTVPPRNPRRLESSRYSTELPSSPISISMDGPDLHEFNDDLLLSNPHAPIIPPRRFSSLFSGFYTDSDEIDEFGELDFSDSEYRTALTAPRPPSNLSRTGKRSSVGTVATSPDQHSKRSGRTSARSVRSDLYSVEEGDARSGRSSRATEKSPAPAASASSRNNAMRNAAMAQTGMVNYPTIVEPKNPPPFPIPARASSRKPSRQPSISTSIPSDGRSTPSNTSWHRRSGSRTYQVNNVRRVRSANNLPRHERHHRTGSRTPPLSPSTEAPDSPGLPPLPRNDITTPRNREDSSYRRHRHQPSNTTVVTANTEAASQTSSQSPGVVDAIAQTMVGEWMFKYVRRRKSFGVGDSAHKDETSNDRHKRWVWIAPYERAILWSSKQPSSGSALLGKTGRKLAIQSVLDVKDDNPSPRGITTPIFNRSILILTPQRALKFTASTAERHYLWLTALSFLAHSYQAVPDVISPQPQQHLSVKQRPLPNFEPPRPTKLTRGGIRDSIRLAKGRAVAPKTELTSMPSIPDVPTLRMGDVASFRVAESVSGPGHAREISVDAAEPPMIRRFNNERTGHNQTHHGRKRSNTGGNVHPPLSFRGFSPALGESSHHSANSTAGASIDTAGSSDIYPSQASTIGSWGIAQTSMSAVSSQGNFFDAIGTVRMEAFISPHAHQQYEGYQDDDYRSLARKKSKEFRRRTSRHRRRAQMSRSARGSDEFFSGSKTAGEEDFFQDDPFSGF, from the coding sequence ATGACGGCCTGGCAGACAGACGATGAGTATATGAATGCGCAGGGCGCAGTCTCACTGCCTCCACGAGAGTACGTTCCTTATAGAACGCCCTCGACTCGATCAAGAAAGTCGCGACGTTCGGCACGCTCAATCACCCCAccagcaaagaagaagatatcgCCGTCTAGAAATGGGAACGCTTCCAAACGTTCGTCAAGAGATATCACAACCGATGAACAAATTAGTATTCTCGATCCGCGGCGCTTCACTCCTACTCTACACGCCAACTTGGTGTCTGAAATTTTGTCACTACGAAGAGACCAGGAAGAGAAAACCAGAGTAATTGAGAGCCTCGAAAGTACGCTCCAGACaagcagagaagaacaagaggcGCTACAGAACAGTATCAACGCATCGACCAAAGAGACGCGTTCGCTACAGCGACAGTTATCTTTACTAGAGGGTGGAACTTCCTCGGCATTGGGCGACCTTTCACGAGAAAGGGATGAAGCTGTCGATTCTGCAGCCGATATTAAAAAGCGCTTAGAAGCTGCTCAGAAGAAAATTCGTAACCAAGAGGAAGACTCCCAACGAGTTCATGATCAATGGgctgaagaaaaggagaattGGGAAGATGAAAAACGCAAATATGAGCGGCGAATTCATGTGGCGGAAAGCCGCCTCAAAATAGTGCTTGATGAAGTAGAGGCCTACCAGGCTAATCACGTACAGGGAGCCGCTCAACATGGCAATGGGCACGAGAGTGAAGGTGAAGACAGTGGCAGAGAAAATGATGCAGCTAGTGTCAGAACAATGAGCCTCACGAGTAGCATTCGGTACTCTCTGGCTAACGGACctggcttctctctcaatGGGTTTTCCCTGGCAGATGAGCTCAAGTTCGATGATACTGATGAACAGACCGATATTGACGGACGCGAGAGCGTCTTCTCGAGCCCACGAGTCGCGAGCCCACGACAACACCGCCGAACATTTAGTCGTGAGAGCGTCATTAGCAAGCTCCATCGGAAGAATAAGAGCATCGACAGCGTGAAGCGTGCTGGTAGCGTCGCACGTGGTAGGATTTTTATGAATCAGTCAGTTCTAGAGGCGCTCGAgggcgaggatgaagaaacagaaggagaagattcTCGTCCCGCCCTTGCTGCCGCCCCCGTTATAAAGCCATCATACGCTGACGCTGGAGTTCAATCCACGCCTGCCTCCAAGTACTTATACAATAACGCTGGAGTCCAGTGCTCTCCTGTTTCCGAGCACAAGTACAGCGATGCAAGCGTTCAATGCTGTCCTGCTCCGGCTCCTACTCCGGCTCCCAAGCCTTTACGTATTGACACAGGAATTCAATACTCACCTGTTTCCGAGCCTTCATATAGCGATGCGGGGATTCAATCCTCTCCTGCTTCTGAAAACTCATATACCGACACAGGAATTCAATATTCTCCTATTTCTGAATACTCATGCACCGATGCGGGAGCTCAATATTCTGCACCACCCTCCCCTATGTTGGAGGTTGTAGAACCTATTGAGCCGGAGCCTGTTATCTTGGAAGCAGTTGATAAGAAACCGGAGCCAAAGACTCCTCCGCGTTCATCCGAAGTCGAAGCAAATCAACGAAAGAAGCGTGTTAGCCTACCTCTTAGTATCGAACCACCCGCTTTGCTCCAGCGCATGGTATCATCTGCTTCCCAAACAGTTGAGGTTCCCCTAACACCTCCAAAGACGCCAAATTCGCAGCACGCCGTTCCCGAGCCTTCACCTACTGAAGTCAAAATGCCAAAGGCTGGGCCAAAGATGGTAACTTCGTCTACACAAACTGaggctcctgctcctgcagTACCGCCTATGCCGCTACCCCCATTAGAGACACGCATTCCGAGTATCAGTATCCAACCACCAACCAGTCGACCTGCGTCGCCGCATTCACCCAAGTTACCTCAATATTTCAAAGACATCGGCTGCCAAGTTAATATCCCTATTAAAGTGGACACAGTTGATTCTTGCTCCCAGACGGAGGCAATCCAAATCGACAAGAGGCGGCTGGCTAATTTACCAGCACATCTTCAGCCCTCTTCTATCACCTCTCGGCCCACCTCCCCTCATCCGTCAGGTGTTGCTGTTCTCGACAAGAGTCCTCTTCTTGGCACTGTACCTCCTCGAAATCCTCGACGATTGGAAAGCAGCCGGTACAGTACCGAACTTCCATCTTCCCCTATCAGCATCTCGATGGATGGCCCAGATCTGCACGAGTTCAATGATGATCTTCTCCTGTCCAACCCACACGCTCCGATAATACCACCTCGTCGattcagcagcctcttctctggcTTTTACACTGATTCAGACGAGATTGACGAATTTGGAGAGCTAGACTTTAGTGATTCTGAGTACCGAACAGCTTTGACGGCTCCTAGACCTCCATCTAACTTGAGCCGGACGGGAAAGCGAAGTTCTGTGGGCACAGTAGCGACCTCACCGGATCAGCATTCCAAACGTTCTGGCAGGACGTCTGCAAGATCGGTAAGGAGTGACCTGTATAGTGTTGAAGAAGGTGATGCTAGATCCGGCAGGTCGAGCAGGGCCACGGAGAAGTCGCCGGCCCCTGCTGCAAGTGCATCGAGCCGCAACAACGCTATGCGCAATGCCGCCATGGCTCAGACTGGTATGGTGAACTACCCTACCATTGTTGAGCCTAAGAACCCACCGCCGTTTCCTATCCCAGCCCGAGCGAGTTCACGGAAGCCCTCACGGCAGCCATCTATCAGTACTAGCATTCCAAGTGATGGACGCAGTACCCCATCAAATACTAGTTGGCATCGTCGAAGCGGTAGTCGCACTTATCAGGTCAATAACGTTCGCCGTGTCCGTTCTGCAAATAATCTGCCACGGCATGAACGCCATCATAGGACAGGCAGCCGAACACCACCGTTGTCACCATCAACTGAAGCTCCTGATAGCCCTGGTCTCCCCCCCTTGCCTCGAAATGACATCACTACGCCGCGTAACCGCGAAGACAGCAGTTATAGAAGACATCGACATCAACCATCCAACACTACCGTTGTGACTGCCAACACAGAAGCCGCGTCCCAGACAAGCTCACAATCCCCGGGAGTGGTGGATGCGATTGCCCAGACTATGGTTGGAGAATGGATGTTCAAATATGTCCGCAGGAGGAAATCGTTTGGTGTTGGGGATAGTGCGCATAAAGACGAGACTAGCAACGATAGACACAAGCGATGGGTTTGGATAGCACCGTATGAGAGAGCGATTCTATGGAGCAGCAAACAACCGTCTTCTGGTAGTGCTCTGTTAGGGAAGACGGGGCGCAAACTGGCGATCCAGTCGGTACTGGACGTCAAGGATGACAATCCCTCGCCTAGGGGCATTACTACACCTATCTTTAACAGATCAATCTTGATTCTCACACCGCAGAGAGCCCTCAAGTTCACAGCTTCCACAGCAGAGAGACATTACCTCTGGCTGACGGCCTTATCATTCCTGGCCCATTCTTACCAGGCAGTCCCTGACGTTATATCTCCCCAACCCCAGCAACACCTTTCAGTTAAACAGCGGCCACTTCCCAATTTTGAACCACCGCGTCCTACCAAGCTGACAAGAGGGGGGATCCGAGATTCTATTCGGCTAGCCAAAGGCCGGGCCGTTGCGCCAAAGACTGAGCTGACGAGCATGCCCAGCATTCCTGATGTCCCGACACTGAGGATGGGCGATGTAGCTAGCTTTCGAGTGGCAGAATCCGTATCAGGGCCCGGACACGCTAGGGAAATCTCGGTGGACGCTGCCGAGCCACCTATGATACGTCGCTTCAATAATGAGCGTACAGGCCATAACCAGACGCATCACGGACGCAAGCGAAGCAATACGGGAGGCAACGTTCACCCGCCGCTATCCTTCCGAGGCTTCTCGCCAGCTCTGGGTGAGAGCAGCCACCATTCTGCGAACAGCACAGCTGGCGCTAGCATTGATACCGCTGGTTCTTCTGATATCTACCCCTCTCAGGCATCTACCATCGGAAGCTGGGGTATTGCTCAAACTTCCATGTCGGCAGTATCGTCGCAAGGCAATTTCTTTGATGCAATCGGTACTGTGCGAATGGAAGCATTCATTAGCCCTCATGCTCACCAACAATACGAGGGGTACCAAGACGATGACTATAGATCTCTTGCacggaagaagagcaaagaattCCGCCGACGTACCAGCCGGCATCGGCGCCGAGCCCAAATGTCCAGGAGCGCGCGAGGATCTGATGAGTTCTTCAGTGGAAGCAAGACTGCGGGAGAGGAAGACTTTTTCCAAGACGATCCTTTCAGCGGGTTTTAA
- a CDS encoding uncharacterized protein (BUSCO:EOG092D3VPE~MEROPS:MER0400048): MEGETLEQMQARHRRELKDVQGRITSKKKNATKKTRKGVNDECAEMERQLREKQASEVAVLSGEVEEDLEEEEQERNDETPSGTEVLENAAAKLNIEENSGDAQQQQQPGKKRNRQKERLARRAAEQEAAMLSAEQEASSMTDHRARESTYMKNTFAANKLTEKDIQPDGHCLFSALADQLSHNGIPLGGDGDKAEPAYKTIRKTATGYMVEHADDFAPFLEEDFEGYVKKMRDTAEWGGQLELMAVARRYGVEIKVIQDGRTENISGKEGEEEGDEAKTLWLAYYRHGYGLGEHYNSLRRATTTTTAGTTAD; this comes from the coding sequence ATGGAGGGCGAGACGTTGGAACAAATGCAGGCGCGGCACCGGCGTGAGCTGAAGGACGTCCAGGGAAGAATcacaagcaagaagaagaacgctACCAAGAAGACGCGCAAAGGCGTCAATGACGAATGCGCCGAGATGGAACGTCAGCTAAGAGAGAAGCAAGCTTCCGAAGTCGCAGTCTTGAGCGGAGAAGTCGAGGAAGAtcttgaggaagaggagcaggAACGGAACGACGAGACGCCCAGCGGGACAGAAGTGCTGGAAAATGCGGCCGCGAAGCTCAATATTGAAGAGAACAGCGGCGAtgctcaacagcagcaacagcctgGAAAGAAGCGAAATCGACAAAAGGAGCGCCTCGCGCGCCGTGCCGCCGAGCAAGAAGCCGCCATGCTGAGCGCCGAACAGGAAGCCTCGTCCATGACAGACCACCGCGCGCGCGAAAGTACATACATGAAGAACACATTTGCAGCGAACAAACTCACCGAGAAGGACATCCAGCCGGACGGACACTGCTTGTTCTCGGCGCTGGCGGACCAGCTCTCTCACAACGGCATCCCTCTGGGCGGTGATGGCGACAAGGCAGAGCCTGCGTATAAGACGATACGGAAAACAGCGACGGGATACATGGTGGAGCACGCAGATGACTTTGCGCCTTTTTTGGAGGAGGATTTCGAGGGCTAcgtgaagaagatgagagacaCGGCGGAATGGGGCGGACAGCTCGAGCTGATGGCTGTGGCGAGGCGGTACGGCGTTGAGATTAAGGTGATCCAAGATGGGAGGACAGAGAATATCAGCGgcaaagagggagaggaagagggagacgaGGCGAAGACCTTGTGGCTGGCGTACTATCGACATGGATATGGGCTTGGAGAGCATTACAACTCCTTGAGAAGGGCGACGACAACAACGACGGCGGGAACCACAGCGGActga
- the RAS2 gene encoding Ras GTPase ras2, producing the protein MAGRMVLYKLVVLGDGGVGKTALTIQLCLQHFVETYDPTIEDSYRKQVVIDGQPCMLEVLDTAGQEEYTALRDQWIRDGEGFVLVYSIASRSSFTRIKRFHHQIQRVKESVASSPSYPGSPLSATNSQLPVPIMLVGNKSDRVTEREVSTQEGHALARELGCEFVEASAKNCINVEKAFYDVVRILRRQRQQASRPPAGSSGRTRTSNGDVGGGGRDSHKYGRGGGKSKSKCIVL; encoded by the exons ATGGCGGGCAGAATGGTACTGTACAAACTGGTGGTGCTGGgagatggtggtgttggCAAGACGGCCTTGACCATCCAGCTTTGTCTGCAGCATTTCGTCGAGACG TACGACCCGACAATTGAGGATTCGTACCGCAAACAGGTTGTCATTGATGGCCAGCCCTGCATGCTTGAGGTGCTCGATACGGCCGGCCAGGAAGAGTACACAGCGCTGCGAGATCAATGGATTCGCGATGGCGAAGGCTTTGTGCTGGTCTACAGCATCGCATCCCGCTCATCCTTTACTCGCATCAAGCGGTTTCACCACCAGATACAGCGCGTCAAGGAGTCGGTAGCTTCTTCACCGTCATACCCCGgctctcctctttctgccACCAACTCGCAGCTGCCTGTACCCATCATGCTTGTCGGCAACAAGAGCGACAGAGTCACCGAGCGCGAGGTATCGACCCAAGAGGGACATGCTTTGGCTCGGGAGCTGGGCTGTGAGTTTGTTGAGGCCTCGGCTAAGAATTGCATCAACGTAGAAAAGGCTTTCTACGATGTCGTGAGGATTCTACGCCGACAACGCCAGCAGGCTTCACGACCCCCGGCGGGCTCAAGCGGCCGAACTCGAACAAGCAATGGCGATGTAGGCGGAGGAGGCCGAGATTCACACAAGTACGGGCGCGGCGGTGGCAAGAGCAAGTCCAAGTGCATTGTGTTATGA
- a CDS encoding uncharacterized protein (TransMembrane:1 (o88-107i)) produces MDATSYLVARDISELHEVMKLVPRSGDCVKCDDTSKLQCPSCASNESCQFTVPLDCTQCPTSFCAPNDTPSTSSGKGGGSGGPSAGPIAGGVIGGLAAIAIITYLVWRFLIKPKRQNTQAVYGAEEGAPEGSEKNGNRVTRRGSTHTVHSIASTVLTRASNIIQIAYIPGVTNRATPTSPNVLVPPVPPIPMHHTEGYRDSEADPHFFVPGNLRDSTYSGISAFSDRTSFAPPRSSVASTIFGGGKQQVLTPAQTGMRAKPTMVSVKSGSSAPNTPPIPNIDFDKFNASKHLRPTSAASNFSVGSTFLNSANTVTQARAQVVKVGGSGLRMVEIASKPEANTSSTTLGNKSPETTTDSVTPPTSQGDSSKEDQGPFSDPPEGDSSPKISVEAPSSPSRERAATKEGEHTGSQKRDTSPFGDEHEAKD; encoded by the exons ATGGACGCGACCTCGTATCTCGTTGCGAGGGACATTTCGGAACTGCATGAAG TGATGAAACTGGTCCCAAGATCAGGCGACTGCGTTAAGTGCGATGACACGTCCAAGCTTCAATGCCCTTCTTGCGCTTCCAATGAGAGCTGTCAGTTTACAGTTCCGCTCGATTGCACGCAATGTCCTACGTCCTTCTGCGCGCCGAATGATACGCCCTCGACCAGCAGCGGAAAaggtggcggcagcggcggcccAAGCGCAGGCCCTATCGCTGGTGGTGTCATCGGTGGTCttgctgccattgccatcatcacttACCTTGTGTGGAGATTCCTAATCAAGCCCAAGAGACAAAACACCCAAGCGGTCTATGGCGCCGAAGAGGGCGCTCCTGAAGGCAGCGAAAAGAATGGCAACCGAGTTACGCGCCGCGGATCGACACATACTGTCCATTCCATTGCCTCGACCGTTCTCACCCGCGCTTCCAACATTATCCAAATCGCCTACATTCCCGGCGTCACCAACCGAGCCACTCCTACGTCGCCCAATGTTCTGGTCCCCCCTGTTCCGCCGATTCCCATGCATCATACCGAAGGATACCGCGATTCTGAGGCTGATCCTCACTTCTTTGTTCCCGGCAACTTGCGAGACTCGACATACTCCGGTATCTCTGCCTTTTCGGACCGAACTTCATTTGCTCCTCCTCGCTCTAGCGTTGCATCTACCATCTTTGGTGGTGGCAAGCAGCAAGTCCTGACTCCTGCCCAGACCGGTATGCGTGCCAAGCCGACAATGGTGAGCGTCAAGTCTGGTTCAAGCGCCCCCAACACTCCTCCTATTCCCAACATCGACTTCGACAAGTTCAATGCTTCCAAGCACCTACGACCTACGAGTGCGGCAAGCAACTTTAGCGTTGGATCTACTTTCCTTAACAGTGCCAACACCGTTACCCAAGCTCGCGCACAGGTTGTCAAAGTGGGAGGCTCTGGACTGAGAATGGTGGAGATTGCCTCCAAGCCTGAGGCTAACACATCCTCCACAACACTCGGCAACAAGTCACCAGAGACAACAACAGACAGCGTGACTCCACCTACGAGCCAAGGAGATTCATCAAAGGAAGACCAGGGTCCGTTCTCTGATCCTCCAGAGGGTGATTCCAGCCCCAAGATCTCCGTTGAAGCCCCCTCTTCGCCCAGCAGAGAAAGGGCGGCCACCAAAGAGGGTGAGCACACAGGCTCTCAGAAGCGTGACACCAGCCCTTTTGGTGATGAGCATGAAGCTAAGGATTAA